CTTGGTGGCGAAGATGGGCCCCACCCCGATGTAGTCCACCAGCCCGGATTCCTGGGCGGCGCGGGCCTCCTCTGGGCAGTGGGTGGAGAGCCCGAGGATCTTGTCCGGCCCGATGAGCCGGCGCACCGCTTCGGGCGGCAAGTCCTCCTGGCCGATGTGCACGCCGTCGGCGTCCACCAGCATGGCGATGTCCACGTGGTCGTTGACCAGGAAGGTGGCCCCGGCCTCGCGGGTCAGCTCACGGATGGCCAGGCACTCGTGGTACATTTGGCCGGGCTTCATGTCCTTCTCGCGGTACTGCAGCACGCGCACCCCTGCTTCCAGGACGGCCTCGGCCACCTCCAGGTTACTGCGCCCCAGTGAATGTTCATGGCTGGTGATGGCGTATATGCCGCCCTCGAGCAGCGGCGTCATGGCCGGTTTGGCTGAATTCATGGCAGTCTCCCCAGGGCGAAGGCCAGCACGATGTCCGCCTGCTTGGCGGCGGCCAGCGTGACCTTGGGGGCCAGGGGCGGGTTGTCCGGCCCGGCCTCGCTGGCGAGGTCGCCCACGATGTAGAATGATTTCCGGACACGCCGCGTGACGATGGCGTCCGCGTCGCCGCACCCGGCCAGCCCGGAGGCCGCCACCAGGAGCACGTCGCGGCCCATGTGCGCCTCCGCGAGCATCCTCTTGGCCGAGGCCTTGTCGAAGGCCTCCACGATGGCGTGGCAGC
This genomic stretch from Fundidesulfovibrio soli harbors:
- the thiE gene encoding thiamine phosphate synthase, coding for MNSAKPAMTPLLEGGIYAITSHEHSLGRSNLEVAEAVLEAGVRVLQYREKDMKPGQMYHECLAIRELTREAGATFLVNDHVDIAMLVDADGVHIGQEDLPPEAVRRLIGPDKILGLSTHCPEEARAAQESGLVDYIGVGPIFATKTKKDVCAPVGFEYLNHVIKNIELPFVAIGGIKEHNIAQVRAAGARNICLVTEIVAARDIGARVRALTAAMRTE